A window of the Archocentrus centrarchus isolate MPI-CPG fArcCen1 chromosome 9, fArcCen1, whole genome shotgun sequence genome harbors these coding sequences:
- the LOC115786176 gene encoding uncharacterized protein LOC115786176, which translates to MRMQRDKVDKAVISIMTDDQMSKYITSYGDRVAVLSFCQQSTYSTDKETLLQNLREKIGARKMRSKTKGALCGTSGLFQKRGEGMSRYRNSAAEKTSRRIEIGWLHLIDNEYHQVRTRNGGGTRHATVEKNTTVAQILEMGKDLFFPDGNSTKGRVEDFIFTVSDFKKNPIPLDDTVGRLYEKTKLKLLRFYICTKEETSLTVLSSSEADECGEDFLSEEDSVSITKEELQLPKHGPHTESDDFITDLVDRGDSSDSDNSEQNHDFQIQPRPKKKRSACETVTTHSPGQSHYMHSTPTEIKTTVTGQWQGTDSSDHGNENAWNQLQLCSDLYDHSSGVIDLTSAVPKESPQLESAHTHHEASEFDPGIDEADTVVWNPEEDLVRADADEAVVIMLNCVNSDDLIQDNGLNFTAQDLPLVSSSQLSPSNSAGNPGNPESPRRISVRRVNVVEDLLAIFMDSSIITVTLKMDFVNEKAVDDAGVSREVYTAFWEQFLEQCEGETERVPRLRPDFGEAEWKAVGHIWVKGLLDYGVIPVRLSKAFILACIHGIDSVDADILMSSFLNYLPPVERSAVEKALNGTMDESDEEDLLDLFTRMGSHSLPPQNNMQPAIEAMAHKAILQEPKYVVDCFSTAMACVQLKLSNRESVVSLYETKKATGKRVSQLFQTTKVMLSQIEQTTFNHLQRYVKNADESKAEKILRFCTGSSVICVDKILVCFNAETGLNRRPVAHTCGATLEVPCTYTCYPDFRTEFDNILSSNYLEMDII; encoded by the exons ATGCGCATGCAACGAGACAAG GTGGACAAGGCAGTGATATCCATCATGACTGATGATCAAATGTCAAAATATATTACTTCATATGGTGACCGAGTAGCTGTCCTGTCCTTCTGTCAACAATCTACATACAGCACGGATAAAGAGACTCTTCTGCAGAATCTAAGAGAAAAAATTGGAGCACGGAAAATGAGATCAAAGACTAAAGGAGCACTGTGTGGTACATCTGGTCTGTTCCAAAAGCGAGGTGAAGGGATGTCAAGATATAGAAATAGTGCAGCAGAGAAGACATCCAGAAGGATTGAAATTGGATGGCTTCATTTAATTGACAATGAATATCATCAAGTGAGAACCAGAAATGGTGGTGGAACAAGACATGCAACGGTGGAAAAAAACACGACTGTAGCACAGATTCTGGAAATGGGAAAGGACCTGTTTTTTCCAGATGGTAACTCTACAAAAGGGAGAGTTGAAGACTTTATATTTACTGttagtgactttaaaaaaaatccaattcctTTAGATGACACTGTTGGCAGActttatgaaaaaacaaaattgaagctgctaaggttttacatttgcacaaaagaagaaacatCTTTAACAGTTCTTTCCTCATCTGAAGCGGATGAATGTGGGGAAGATTTCTTATCTGAGGAGGATTCTGTCAGTATCACCAAGGAAGAGTTACAGTTGCCTAAACATGGACCTCACACAGAGTCGGATGATTTTATCACAGATCTCGTTGACCGTGGGGATTCATCTGACAGTGATAATAGCGAACAG aATCACGATTTCCAGATCCAaccaagaccaaaaaaaaagagatcagcGTGTGAGACAGTGACAACACATAGTCCAGGACAGTCACATTACATGCATTCAACACcaacagaaattaaaacaacTGTCACGGGACAGTGGCAGGGCACTGACTCAAGTGATCATGGTAATGAGAATGCTTGGAATCAACTTCAGCTTTGCAGCGATTTATATGACCACAGCTCAGGAGTTATTGATCTGACCAGTGCAGTCCCTAAAGAATCCCCCCAGCTAGAGTCAGCTCACACCCATCATGAGGCCTCTGAATTTGATCCAGGTATAGATGAGGCTGATACAGTTGTATGGAATCCCGAAGAGGACCTTGTCAGAGCCGATGCTGATGAGGCAGTCGTGATAATGCTGAATTGTGTCAACAGTGACGATCTAATACAG gacAATGGACTGAATTTCACAGCACAAGATTTGCCCTTGGTTTCTAGCAGCCAACTTTCCCCATCAAATTCAGCTGGCAACCCAGGAAATCCAGAGAGCCCCCGACGTATATCTGTTCGCAGGGTAAATGTTGTTGAAGATCTTTTGGCTATATTTATGGACAGCAGCATAATTACTGTGACTTTAAAGATGGACTTTGTAAATGAAAAAGCTGTTGATGATGCTGGGGTGTCAAGGGAGGTTTACACTGCCTTTTGGGAGCAATTTTTGGAACAGTGTGAAGGTGAAACAGAACGAGTTCCAAGGCTGAGGCCAGACTTTGGTGAGGCAGAGTGGAAAGCAGTTGGACACATTTGGGTGAAAGGATTGCTGGATTATGGTGTCATTCCGGTGAGACTATCAAAGGCTTTCATTTTAGCATGCATTCATGGAATCGACTCAGTTGATGCAGACATCCTGATGTCATCGTTTTTAAACTACCTCCCTCCTGTTGAGAGATCAGCTGTTGAGAAGGCTCTCAATGGCACAATGGATGAAAGTGATGAAGAGGACCTGCTTGACCTTTTTACAAGGATGGGTTCCCACTCCCTACCTCCTCAGAACAACATGCAGCCTGCCATTGAGGCAATGGCTCATAAGGCGATTCTCCAAGAGCCAAAATATGTAGTTGATTGCTTCTCCACAGCCATGGCATGTGTACAACTGAAACTGTCAAACAGGGAAAGTGTGGTGTCTCTGTATGAGACAAAGAAGGCCACAGGCAAAAGAGTATCACAACTATTTCAAACAACAAAGGTGATGCTGTCTCAAATAGAACAAACAACCTTTAACCATCTTCAGCGATATGTCAAAAATgctgatgaaagcaaagctgagaAAATCCTGCGTTTCTGCACAGGGTCTTCTGTCATCTGTGTTGACAAAATTCTGGTGTGCTTCAATGCTGAAACAGGGCTGAACAGAAGGCCTGTTGCTCATACCTGTGGAGCTACTCTTGAAGTACCGTGCACTTACACTTGCTATCCTGATTTTCGCACGGAGTTTGACAACATCCTTTCCAGCAATTACTTGGAAATGGACATCATTTGA